In the Penaeus chinensis breed Huanghai No. 1 chromosome 31, ASM1920278v2, whole genome shotgun sequence genome, one interval contains:
- the LOC125041722 gene encoding mucin-2-like isoform X2: MYIGLSLICLILSFLHPMPASSANERASAPDSANRHMGYLDKEGILDFLDKISNDLNRLGVVLKGLPTISVTTGPSTTSLGSLTTMPGGLITTTSPDGYTPLIPPGNSTTTTTTASPGLNTPSTTFPNSNVTITFSPELNVTTTTSLQGNMTFPQGNMTTPIYPESNTTTTTFPEGNMTTTTSLEGNVTTTTSPEVNMTSPEGNMTTTISPEVNMTSPEGNMTTTTFPEGNMTTTTSPEVNMTSPEGNMTTTTFPEGNMTTTTFPEGNMTTTTSPEVNMTSPEGNMTTTTFPEGNMTSTTSPEVNMTSPEGNMTTTTFPEGNITTTTSPSVNMTSPEGNMTTTTFPEGNITTTTSPSVNMTSPEGNMTTTTFPEGNMTSTTSPEVNMTSPEGNMTTTTFPGGNMTTTTSPEVNVTSPEGNMTTTTFPEGNMTTTTSPEVNMTSPEGNMTTTTFPEGNMTTTTSPEVNMTSPEGNMTTTTFPEGNMTTTTFPGGNMTTTTSPEVNMTSPEGNMTTTTFPEGNMTTTTSPSVNMTSPEGNMTTTTFPEGNMTTTTSPEVNMTSPEGNMTTTTSPEVNMTSPEGNMTTTTFPEGNMTTTTTPEVNMTSPEGNMTTTTFPEGNMTTTTSPEVNMTSPEGNMTTTTFPEGNMTTTTSPEVNMTSPEGNMTTTTSPEGNMTTTTSPEVNMTSPEGNMTTTTFPEGNMTTTTSPEVNMTSPEGNMTTTTSPEVNMTSPEGNMTTTTSPEVNMTSPEGNMTTTTSPEVNMTSPESNMTTTTFPEGNMTTTTSPEVNVTSPEGNMTTTTFPEGNMTTTTSTEGNMTTTTFPEGNMTTTTFPEGNMTTTTSPEGNMTTTTSPEGNMTTTTSPEGNMTTTTFPEGNMTTTTSPSVNLTSPEGNMTTTTFPEGNMTTTTSPEVNMTSPEGNMTTTTFPEGNMTTTTSPEVNMTSPEGNMTTTTFPEGNMTTTTFPEGNMTTTTFPEGNMTTTTSPEVNMTSPGGNMTTTTFPEGNITTTTSPEVNMTSPEGNVTTTTSPEGNMTTTTFPEGNMTTSTSPEVNMTSPEGNMTTTTSSEINMTTPEGNMTTTTFPEGNMTTSTFPEINMTSPEGNMTTTTSLEGNTTYPEGNMTTTTSPEGNTTTTTSPEGNTTSPSLPILANHSKYITPTSGNYAPGATTKSFNGNASPAFYHGTQDKNVSGDRLFTTPFSSRIPNGTVDEEVVPSGEESLDFTNSHLPYVTAPYGTTTQHSVLTSAADVATENTTISQNSKLQIPVLKKFSKKKRNRNQGKMRFRRAVREIPFASIVDKSMVQHDVYGTHKSLNMQRKQHRLIPSKILYPPKKEPFSQRDWNSTESPMDSADDHIRGLAHILQTLTTDLQDAVREDAGPSEFLALMHDEAQLRTLTETLEKSNTLISIEEKDHLSRLTNFTRMSLSMAQEIVQLRLSTIAKAGTMHVILGITVSGCILLVMILVWTCYRHRRTPSNPDSRDNLSPERNFASPATYSLSRPLSQSSIIHSSDRDSSEVPQPDYATSATQGGAEHGRRGDAMPLHHYPYGRPNERPI, from the exons ATGTATATAGGCTTATCTTTGATctgcctcatcctctccttcctgcaCCCGATGCCTGCTTCTAGTGCCAATGAGAGAGCATCGGCGCCCGACAGTGCCAACAGAC ACATGGGCTACCTGGACAAAGAAGGCATCCTAGATTTTCTTGACAAGATCTCGAACGACCTGAACCGTCTAGGCGTCGTCCTGAAAGGCCTGCCTACTATCAGTGTGACCACAGGTCCGAGTACGACATCCCTGGGCTCTCTCACGACTATGCCAGGTGGTCTAATCACCACTACTTCTCCAGATGGTTACACTCCTCTGATCCCTCCTGGAAATAGTACGACCACTACAACCACGGCCTCTCCTGGTTTAAACACGCCTTCCACTACCTTTCCTAACAGTAACGTGACCATCACATTTTCTCCTGAATTGAATGTAACCACTACGACCTCTCTTCAAGGCAATATGACCTTTCCTCAAGGTAATATGACTACACCTATCTATCCTGAAAGTAACACGACCACAACGACTTTTCCAGAAGGTAACATGACCACTACGACCTCTCTTGAAGGCAACGTGACCACTACGACCTCTCCTGAAGTTAATATGACTTCCcctgaaggcaacatgaccacTACGATCTCTCCTGAAGTTAATATGACCTCCcctgaaggcaacatgaccaccacgacctttcctgaaggcaacatgaccacTACGACCTCTCCTGAAGTTAATATGACCTCCcctgaaggcaacatgaccaccacgacctttcctgaaggcaacatgaccaccacgacctttcctgaaggcaacatgaccacTACGACCTCTCCTGAAGTTAATATGACCTCCCCTGAAGGCAACATGACTACCACGACctttcctgaaggcaacatgaccaGTACGACCTCTCCTGAAGTTAATATGACCTCCcctgaaggcaacatgaccacCACGACCTTTCCTGAAGGCAACATAACCACTACGACCTCTCCTTCAGTTAATATGACCTCCcctgaaggcaacatgaccacCACGACCTTTCCTGAAGGCAACATAACCACTACGACCTCTCCTTCAGTTAATATGACCTCCcctgaaggcaacatgaccaccacgacctttcctgaaggcaacatgaccaGTACGACCTCTCCTGAAGTTAATATGACCTCCcctgaaggcaacatgaccacCACGACCTTTCCTGGAGGCAACATGACCACTACGACCTCTCCTGAAGTTAATGTGACCTCtcctgaaggcaacatgaccaccacgacctttcctgaaggcaacatgaccacCACGACCTCTCCTGAAGTTAATATGACCTCCcctgaaggcaacatgaccaccacgacctttcctgaaggcaacatgaccacTACGACCTCTCCTGAAGTTAATATGACCTCACCTGAAGGTAACATGACCACCACGACctttcctgaaggcaacatgaccacCACGACCTTTCCTGGAGGCAACATGACCACTACGACCTCTCCTGAAGTTAATATGACCTCCCCTGAAGGCAACATGACTACCACGACctttcctgaaggcaacatgaccacTACGACCTCTCCTTCAGTTAATATGACCTCtcctgaaggcaacatgaccaccacgacctttcctgaaggcaacatgaccacTACGACCTCTCCTGAAGTTAATATGACTTCCcctgaaggcaacatgaccacTACGACCTCTCCTGAAGTTAATATGACCTCCcctgaaggcaacatgaccaccacgacctttcctgaaggcaacatgaccacTACGACCACTCCTGAAGTTAATATGACCTCCcctgaag gcaacatgaccaccacgacctttcctgaaggcaacatgaccacTACGACCTCTCCTGAAGTTAATATGACCTCCCCTGAAGGCAACATGACTACCACGACctttcctgaaggcaacatgaccacTACGACCTCTCCTGAAGTTAATATGACTTCCCCTGAAGGCAATATGACCACTACGACCTCtcctgaaggcaacatgaccacTACGACCTCTCCTGAAGTTAATATGACCTCACCTGAAGGCAACATGACTACCACGACctttcctgaaggcaacatgaccacTACGACCTCTCCTGAAGTTAATATGACCTCCCCTGAAGGCAATATGACCACCACGACTTCCCCTGAAGTTAATATGACCTCCcctgaaggcaacatgaccacCACGACCTCTCCTGAAGTTAATATGACCTCCcctgaaggcaacatgaccacCACGACCTCTCCTGAAGTTAATATGACCTCCCCTGAAAGCAATATGACCACCACGACctttcctgaaggcaacatgaccacTACGACCTCTCCTGAAGTTAATGTGACCTCTCCTGAAGGTAACATGACCACCACGACctttcctgaaggcaacatgaccacAACGACCTCTActgaaggcaacatgaccaccacgacctttcctgaaggcaacatgaccaccacgacctttcctgaaggcaacatgaccaccacgacctctcctgaaggcaacatgaccaccacgacctctcctgaaggcaacatgaccaccacgacctctcctgaaggcaacatgaccactacgacctttcctgaaggcaacatgaccacTACGACCTCTCCTTCAGTGAATTTGACCTCCcctgaaggcaacatgaccaccacgacctttcctgaaggcaacatgaccacTACGACCTCTCCTGAAGTTAATATGACCTCCcctgaaggcaacatgaccaccacgacctttcctgaaggcaacatgaccacTACGACCTCTCCTGAAGTTAATATGACCTCCcctgaaggcaacatgaccaccacgacctttcctgaaggcaacatgaccaccacgacctttcctgaaggcaacatgaccaccacgacctttcctgaaggcaacatgaccacTACGACCTCTCCTGAAGTTAATATGACCTCCCCTGGAGGCAACATGACCACCACGACCTTTCCTGAAGGCAACATAACCACTACGACCTCTCCTGAAGTTAATATGACCTCCCCTGAAGGCAACGTGACTACCACGACTTCtcctgaaggcaacatgaccaccacgacctttcctgaaggcaacatgaccacTTCGACCTCTCCTGAAGTTAATATGACCTCCcctgaaggcaacatgaccacCACGACCTCTTCTGAAATTAATATGACCACCcctgaaggcaacatgaccaccacgacctttcctgaaggcaacatgaccacTTCGACTTTTCCTGAAATTAACATGACCTCtcctgaaggcaacatgaccacCACGACCTCCCTTGAAGGCAATACGACCTATCCTGAAGGTAACATGACCACAACAACCTCCCCTGAAGGCAATACGACCACGACGACCTCCCCTGAAGGCAATAcgacctctccatcccttccgaTCCTCGCCAATCACAGTAAATATATCACGCCGACCTCTGGTAACTATGCCCCTGGAGCAACGACCAAATCTTTCAATGGTAACGCTTCCCCGGCATTTTACCATGGCACTCAAGATAAGAATGTTTCTGGTGACAGACTATTTACTACGCCCTTTTCCTCTCGGATCCCCAATGGAACTGTGGACGAGGAGGTTGTGCCTAGTGGTGAAGAGTCACTTGATTTTACGAATTCTCACTTGCCTTACGTAACTGCACCATATGGGACTACCACGCAACACAGTGTGTTAACGAGTGCAGCTGATGTAGCAACTGAAAATACAACCATTTCCCAAAATTCTAAGCTACAAATTCCAGTCTTAAAGAAATTttccaaaaagaaaaggaacagaaacCAGGGGAAAATGCGTTTTCGACGAGCGGTGAGGGAAATACCATTTGCCAGTATTGTCGATAAAAGCATGGTACAACATGATGTGTATGGTACACACAAATCATTAAACATGCAACGCAAACAACACAGATTGATCCCTAGTAAAATTCTTTATCCCCCAAAGAAAGAGCCATTCTCTCAAAGAGATTGGAACTCCACTGAAAGTCCTATGGATTCAGCAGACGATCATATTCGTGGTCTGGCACACATCCTACAGACACTTACTACTGATCTCCAAGATGCCGTGAGAGAAGATGCAGGTCCATCTGAGTTTCTGGCTCTCATGCACGATGAAGCACAACTTAGGACTCTAACAGAAACGCTAGAGAAATCAAACACCCTTATAAGCATAGAGGAAAAAGACCACCTCTCCCGACTGACCAATTTCACTCGCATGTCGCTCAGCATGGCCCAAGAAATCGTCCAGCTGCGACTGTCTACCATCGCAAAGGCTGGTACTATGCATGTGATCCTCGGTATTACAGTGAGTGGCTGCATCCTTCTAGTCATGATACTAGTGTGGACGTGCTACAGGCACAGAAGGACGCCAAGCAACCCAGACTCACGGGATAACCTCTCCCCAGAGCGAAATTTCGCATCTCCAGCGACTTACAGCCTCTCCCGTCCTTTGTCGCAATCTTCCATAATCCATTCAAGTGACAGAGACTCTTCTGAAGTTCCTCAACCAGATTACGCAACGTCAGCTACCCAAGGCGGAGCAGAGCATGGGAGAAGGGGTGACGCGATGCCTCTCCACCACTACCCCTATGGAAGGCCAAACGAACGACCTATATAA
- the LOC125041722 gene encoding mucin-2-like isoform X10: protein MYIGLSLICLILSFLHPMPASSANERASAPDSANRHMGYLDKEGILDFLDKISNDLNRLGVVLKGLPTISVTTGPSTTSLGSLTTMPGGLITTTSPDGYTPLIPPGNSTTTTTTASPGLNTPSTTFPNSNVTITFSPELNVTTTTSLQGNMTFPQGNMTTPIYPESNTTTTTFPEGNMTTTTSLEGNVTTTTSPEVNMTSPEGNMTTTISPEVNMTSPEGNMTTTTFPEGNMTTTTSPEVNMTSPEGNMTTTTFPEGNMTTTTFPEGNMTTTTSPEVNMTSPEGNMTTTTFPEGNMTSTTSPEVNMTSPEGNMTTTTFPEGNMTTTTFPEGNMTTTTFPEGNMTTTTSPEVNMTSPEGNMTTTTFPEGNMTTTTSPEVNMTSPEGNMTTTTSPEGNMTTTTSPEVNMTSPEGNMTTTTFPEGNMTTTTSPEVNMTSPEGNMTTTTSPEVNMTSPEGNMTTTTSPEVNMTSPEGNMTTTTSPEVNMTSPESNMTTTTFPEGNMTTTTSPEVNVTSPEGNMTTTTFPEGNMTTTTSTEGNMTTTTFPEGNMTTTTFPEGNMTTTTSPEGNMTTTTSPEGNMTTTTSPEGNMTTTTFPEGNMTTTTSPSVNLTSPEGNMTTTTFPEGNMTTTTSPEVNMTSPEGNMTTTTFPEGNMTTTTSPEVNMTSPEGNMTTTTFPEGNMTTTTFPEGNMTTTTFPEGNMTTTTSPEVNMTSPGGNMTTTTFPEGNITTTTSPEVNMTSPEGNVTTTTSPEGNMTTTTFPEGNMTTSTSPEVNMTSPEGNMTTTTSSEINMTTPEGNMTTTTFPEGNMTTSTFPEINMTSPEGNMTTTTSLEGNTTYPEGNMTTTTSPEGNTTTTTSPEGNTTSPSLPILANHSKYITPTSGNYAPGATTKSFNGNASPAFYHGTQDKNVSGDRLFTTPFSSRIPNGTVDEEVVPSGEESLDFTNSHLPYVTAPYGTTTQHSVLTSAADVATENTTISQNSKLQIPVLKKFSKKKRNRNQGKMRFRRAVREIPFASIVDKSMVQHDVYGTHKSLNMQRKQHRLIPSKILYPPKKEPFSQRDWNSTESPMDSADDHIRGLAHILQTLTTDLQDAVREDAGPSEFLALMHDEAQLRTLTETLEKSNTLISIEEKDHLSRLTNFTRMSLSMAQEIVQLRLSTIAKAGTMHVILGITVSGCILLVMILVWTCYRHRRTPSNPDSRDNLSPERNFASPATYSLSRPLSQSSIIHSSDRDSSEVPQPDYATSATQGGAEHGRRGDAMPLHHYPYGRPNERPI, encoded by the exons ATGTATATAGGCTTATCTTTGATctgcctcatcctctccttcctgcaCCCGATGCCTGCTTCTAGTGCCAATGAGAGAGCATCGGCGCCCGACAGTGCCAACAGAC ACATGGGCTACCTGGACAAAGAAGGCATCCTAGATTTTCTTGACAAGATCTCGAACGACCTGAACCGTCTAGGCGTCGTCCTGAAAGGCCTGCCTACTATCAGTGTGACCACAGGTCCGAGTACGACATCCCTGGGCTCTCTCACGACTATGCCAGGTGGTCTAATCACCACTACTTCTCCAGATGGTTACACTCCTCTGATCCCTCCTGGAAATAGTACGACCACTACAACCACGGCCTCTCCTGGTTTAAACACGCCTTCCACTACCTTTCCTAACAGTAACGTGACCATCACATTTTCTCCTGAATTGAATGTAACCACTACGACCTCTCTTCAAGGCAATATGACCTTTCCTCAAGGTAATATGACTACACCTATCTATCCTGAAAGTAACACGACCACAACGACTTTTCCAGAAGGTAACATGACCACTACGACCTCTCTTGAAGGCAACGTGACCACTACGACCTCTCCTGAAGTTAATATGACTTCCcctgaaggcaacatgaccacTACGATCTCTCCTGAAGTTAATATGACCTCCcctgaaggcaacatgaccaccacgacctttcctgaaggcaacatgaccacTACGACCTCTCCTGAAGTTAATATGACCTCCcctgaaggcaacatgaccaccacgacctttcctgaaggcaacatgaccaccacgacctttcctgaaggcaacatgaccacTACGACCTCTCCTGAAGTTAATATGACCTCCCCTGAAGGCAACATGACTACCACGACctttcctgaaggcaacatgaccaGTACGACCTCTCCTGAAGTTAATATGACCTCCcctgaaggcaacatgaccacCACGACCTTTCCTGAAG gcaacatgaccaccacgacctttcctgaaggcaacatgaccaccacgacctttcctgaaggcaacatgaccacTACGACCTCTCCTGAAGTTAATATGACCTCCCCTGAAGGCAACATGACTACCACGACctttcctgaaggcaacatgaccacTACGACCTCTCCTGAAGTTAATATGACTTCCCCTGAAGGCAATATGACCACTACGACCTCtcctgaaggcaacatgaccacTACGACCTCTCCTGAAGTTAATATGACCTCACCTGAAGGCAACATGACTACCACGACctttcctgaaggcaacatgaccacTACGACCTCTCCTGAAGTTAATATGACCTCCCCTGAAGGCAATATGACCACCACGACTTCCCCTGAAGTTAATATGACCTCCcctgaaggcaacatgaccacCACGACCTCTCCTGAAGTTAATATGACCTCCcctgaaggcaacatgaccacCACGACCTCTCCTGAAGTTAATATGACCTCCCCTGAAAGCAATATGACCACCACGACctttcctgaaggcaacatgaccacTACGACCTCTCCTGAAGTTAATGTGACCTCTCCTGAAGGTAACATGACCACCACGACctttcctgaaggcaacatgaccacAACGACCTCTActgaaggcaacatgaccaccacgacctttcctgaaggcaacatgaccaccacgacctttcctgaaggcaacatgaccaccacgacctctcctgaaggcaacatgaccaccacgacctctcctgaaggcaacatgaccaccacgacctctcctgaaggcaacatgaccactacgacctttcctgaaggcaacatgaccacTACGACCTCTCCTTCAGTGAATTTGACCTCCcctgaaggcaacatgaccaccacgacctttcctgaaggcaacatgaccacTACGACCTCTCCTGAAGTTAATATGACCTCCcctgaaggcaacatgaccaccacgacctttcctgaaggcaacatgaccacTACGACCTCTCCTGAAGTTAATATGACCTCCcctgaaggcaacatgaccaccacgacctttcctgaaggcaacatgaccaccacgacctttcctgaaggcaacatgaccaccacgacctttcctgaaggcaacatgaccacTACGACCTCTCCTGAAGTTAATATGACCTCCCCTGGAGGCAACATGACCACCACGACCTTTCCTGAAGGCAACATAACCACTACGACCTCTCCTGAAGTTAATATGACCTCCCCTGAAGGCAACGTGACTACCACGACTTCtcctgaaggcaacatgaccaccacgacctttcctgaaggcaacatgaccacTTCGACCTCTCCTGAAGTTAATATGACCTCCcctgaaggcaacatgaccacCACGACCTCTTCTGAAATTAATATGACCACCcctgaaggcaacatgaccaccacgacctttcctgaaggcaacatgaccacTTCGACTTTTCCTGAAATTAACATGACCTCtcctgaaggcaacatgaccacCACGACCTCCCTTGAAGGCAATACGACCTATCCTGAAGGTAACATGACCACAACAACCTCCCCTGAAGGCAATACGACCACGACGACCTCCCCTGAAGGCAATAcgacctctccatcccttccgaTCCTCGCCAATCACAGTAAATATATCACGCCGACCTCTGGTAACTATGCCCCTGGAGCAACGACCAAATCTTTCAATGGTAACGCTTCCCCGGCATTTTACCATGGCACTCAAGATAAGAATGTTTCTGGTGACAGACTATTTACTACGCCCTTTTCCTCTCGGATCCCCAATGGAACTGTGGACGAGGAGGTTGTGCCTAGTGGTGAAGAGTCACTTGATTTTACGAATTCTCACTTGCCTTACGTAACTGCACCATATGGGACTACCACGCAACACAGTGTGTTAACGAGTGCAGCTGATGTAGCAACTGAAAATACAACCATTTCCCAAAATTCTAAGCTACAAATTCCAGTCTTAAAGAAATTttccaaaaagaaaaggaacagaaacCAGGGGAAAATGCGTTTTCGACGAGCGGTGAGGGAAATACCATTTGCCAGTATTGTCGATAAAAGCATGGTACAACATGATGTGTATGGTACACACAAATCATTAAACATGCAACGCAAACAACACAGATTGATCCCTAGTAAAATTCTTTATCCCCCAAAGAAAGAGCCATTCTCTCAAAGAGATTGGAACTCCACTGAAAGTCCTATGGATTCAGCAGACGATCATATTCGTGGTCTGGCACACATCCTACAGACACTTACTACTGATCTCCAAGATGCCGTGAGAGAAGATGCAGGTCCATCTGAGTTTCTGGCTCTCATGCACGATGAAGCACAACTTAGGACTCTAACAGAAACGCTAGAGAAATCAAACACCCTTATAAGCATAGAGGAAAAAGACCACCTCTCCCGACTGACCAATTTCACTCGCATGTCGCTCAGCATGGCCCAAGAAATCGTCCAGCTGCGACTGTCTACCATCGCAAAGGCTGGTACTATGCATGTGATCCTCGGTATTACAGTGAGTGGCTGCATCCTTCTAGTCATGATACTAGTGTGGACGTGCTACAGGCACAGAAGGACGCCAAGCAACCCAGACTCACGGGATAACCTCTCCCCAGAGCGAAATTTCGCATCTCCAGCGACTTACAGCCTCTCCCGTCCTTTGTCGCAATCTTCCATAATCCATTCAAGTGACAGAGACTCTTCTGAAGTTCCTCAACCAGATTACGCAACGTCAGCTACCCAAGGCGGAGCAGAGCATGGGAGAAGGGGTGACGCGATGCCTCTCCACCACTACCCCTATGGAAGGCCAAACGAACGACCTATATAA